The proteins below are encoded in one region of Silene latifolia isolate original U9 population chromosome 2, ASM4854445v1, whole genome shotgun sequence:
- the LOC141635613 gene encoding F-box/FBD/LRR-repeat protein At3g26920-like gives MDGGSEKRRDFYQRKTFPFSSSSSCSGKQLTSMKPGKDRLSEMPDEILVHILSYLPTAEAVRTMLIRPFGNLWTLIPSLEFEYNEVLLTLIPDGTCSWDDVRRFFTFVRNVLILHKRPFIDEFGLYIISMYSDERRSECGDDIRMCLKFALDKQAKAIYFTEGDEELSESSDYPNFISESLITLQLAFFIIYPELQVDLGSLKELTLNHVTMTEEGFQQFISGCPSLQVLHLYNPYEIRTLSFSVPNIRKLFLCFEKDDPDTDPWVLDFPNLKSLDLCLYGIPNVYHINFSSVRYVKLEVFNFEVDDENKLRMFKLFLEKLSQSEVFRLSDHLSEIFLHLLEDLHLLQIRWKRVVLPLGIFCQSCLLGVYGLMRSSKDLEELDIYTNTTSACRASVDLPPVELSNPCVMPKLKTVTLYGFEKPWKHQLQLVEFLLKSATALEKLVIVPNEGQFSITEKQDFVMHVSSFQRSSPSARVLFL, from the exons ATGGACGGTGGCAGTGAAAAACGAAGGGATTTCTATCAAAGGAAAACCTTccccttttcttcttcttcttcttgctcAG gTAAACAGTTGACAAGTATGAAACCCGGAAAGGATAGGTTGAGTGAAATGCCTGACGAAATACTCGTCCACATTCTTTCTTATTTGCCTACTGCCGAGGCAGTTAGGACGATGTTGATTCGTCCTTTTGGAAATCTCTGGACTTTGATTCCTAGTCTTGAATTTGAATATAATGAAGTCCTCCTTACTTTGATTCCGGATGGTACTTGCAGTTGGGATGATGTTAGGCGGTTCTTCACTTTCGTCCGTAATGTACTCATACTTCACAAAAGACCCTTCATTGATGAATTTGGTCTTTATATTATAAGCATGTATAGTGATGAGAGAAGAAGTGAGTGTGGTGATGATATAAGAATGTGTTTGAAGTTTGCTTTGGATAAACAAGCAAAGGCAATTTATTTCACTGAAGGTGATGAAGAATTATCTGAAAGTTCCGACTATCCCAATTTCATAAGTGAGTCACTTATTACACTTCAACTCGCTTTCTTCATTATCTATCCCGAACTTCAAGTTGACTTGGGATCTCTAAAGGAGCTTACATTGAACCATGTGACTATGACTGAAGAGGGATTCCAACAATTTATATCTGGATGCCCTTCCTTGCAAGTATTGCATCTTTACAATCCTTACGAGATAAGGACTCTAAGTTTCAGTGTGCCAAACATTCGTAAGTTATTTCTCTGTTTTGAAAAAGATGATCCTGACACTGATCCTTGGGTGTTAGATTTCCCCAACCTTAAAAGTCTTGATTTGTGCCTTTATGGGATACCAAATGTATATCACATCAATTTTTCATCTGTTCGATATGTCAAACTCGAAGTTTTCAACTTTGAAGTGGATGATGAGAATAAACTTAgaatgtttaaattatttttgGAGAAGCTATCACAGAGTGAAGTTTTCCGTTTATCAGATCATCTTTCTGAG ATATTCCTCCACTTGCTAGAGGATTTGCATCTTTTACAAATTAGATGGAAGCGCGTAGTTTTACCATTGGGGATATTCTGTCAAAGTTGCCTCTTGGGTGTCTACGGATTGATGAGAAGTTCAAAAGATTTGGAAGAACTTGATATATATACAAATACAACTTCTGCATGCAGGGCAAGTGTTGATTTGCCTCCTGTAGAGCTTTCTAATCCTTGTGTGATGCCAAAACTGAAGACTGTCACCCTGTATGGTTTTGAGAAACCTTGGAAACATCAGCTTCAATTAGTAGAATTCCTGCTCAAAAGCGCGACTGCTTTGGAGAAATTGGTAATTGTTCCAAACGAGGGTCAATTTTCAATAACGGAGAAGCAGGATTTTGTTATGCATGTGTCGAGCTTCCAGAGGTCTTCACCAAGTGCTAGGGTACTCTTTCTTTGA